A region from the Ciconia boyciana chromosome 1, ASM3463844v1, whole genome shotgun sequence genome encodes:
- the FAM162A gene encoding protein FAM162A isoform X2, with protein MWGRADRAVKLLGRNIPSVLRMTKGMDLKISRRLCIKPREESKLQPRSRSPLRVPGHKPTDWEKRFLLWAGHFKKTEDIPETVSIETIRAAKTTLRVKFSYVMMALTILGCVVMVIKGKQAVRV; from the exons ATGTGGGGCCGCGCcg ATAGGGCTGTTAAGCTGCTGGGAAGAAATATTCCCTCAGTTCTGAGGATGACTAAAGGAATGGATCTGAAGATAAGCAGAAGGCTTTGCATTAAACCGCGGGAAGAAAGTAAACTTCAGCCAAGAA gtCGGTCTCCTTTGAGGGTGCCTGGACACAAGCCTACAGACTgggagaaaagatttttgttgtGGGCAGGCCATTTCAAAAAAACAGAGGATATACCAGAAACTGTCTC GATCGAAACAATCAGAGCAGCAAAGACCACACTGCGTGTTAAGTTCAGCTATGTAATGATGGCCTTGACAATATTGGGATGCGTAGTCATGGTAATTAAAGGGAAGCAG GCTGTGAGAGTTTGA
- the FAM162A gene encoding protein FAM162A isoform X1: MWGRADRAVKLLGRNIPSVLRMTKGMDLKISRRLCIKPREESKLQPRSRSPLRVPGHKPTDWEKRFLLWAGHFKKTEDIPETVSIETIRAAKTTLRVKFSYVMMALTILGCVVMVIKGKQAVKRHESLTSINLEKKAQWREEATQSTSAKP, from the exons ATGTGGGGCCGCGCcg ATAGGGCTGTTAAGCTGCTGGGAAGAAATATTCCCTCAGTTCTGAGGATGACTAAAGGAATGGATCTGAAGATAAGCAGAAGGCTTTGCATTAAACCGCGGGAAGAAAGTAAACTTCAGCCAAGAA gtCGGTCTCCTTTGAGGGTGCCTGGACACAAGCCTACAGACTgggagaaaagatttttgttgtGGGCAGGCCATTTCAAAAAAACAGAGGATATACCAGAAACTGTCTC GATCGAAACAATCAGAGCAGCAAAGACCACACTGCGTGTTAAGTTCAGCTATGTAATGATGGCCTTGACAATATTGGGATGCGTAGTCATGGTAATTAAAGGGAAGCAG GCTGTAAAAAGGCATGAATCTCTTACAAGCATAAACTTGGAGAAGAAAGCTCAATGGAGAGAGGAAGCTACTCAGAGTACATCTGCTAAACCTTAG